A single Cucumis melo cultivar AY chromosome 4, USDA_Cmelo_AY_1.0, whole genome shotgun sequence DNA region contains:
- the LOC103486782 gene encoding uncharacterized protein LOC103486782: MEKEIVDYTLIALGVSVMVGYHIWLFIRILKYPKKTVIGINAINRRYWVRAMMEDVSKNGVLAVQTLRNNIMASTLLASTAIMLCSLIAVLMTSGGRSESPLVVLNERSQFSFSIKFFAILLCFLVAFLFNVQSIRYYSHASILINTPFKKIAIDGHHQRLTTEYVAATVNRGSYFWSLGLRAFYFSFPLFLWIFGPIPMFSSSFLLVFMLYFLDATFELCWTEGNLDYHPQRDEEEEIGK; this comes from the exons ATGGAAAAAGAGATAGTTGATTACACATTGATAGCATTGGGAGTTAGTGTCATGGTGGGATATCATATTTGGCTTTTCATTAGGATTCTAAAATATCCTAAGAAAACTGTTATTGGCATCAATGCTATCAATCGTCGTTACTGGGTTCGTGCTATGATGGAG GACGTATCAAAGAACGGTGTTCTCGCCGTCCAAACCCTTAGAAACAACATAATGGCGTCCACTCTTCTCGCATCGACGGCGATAATGCTCTGTTCTCTCATTGCCGTCTTAATGACAAGCGGCGGCCGTAGCGAATCTCCATTAGTTGTACTCAACGAAAGAAGCCAGTTCAGTTTCTCCATCAAATTCTTCGCGATTTTACTTTGCTTTCTCGTGGCGTTTTTGTTCAATGTTCAATCCATAAGGTATTATAGTCATGCCAGCATTCTGATCAATACGCCTTTCAAGAAAATCGCAATCGACGGTCATCACCAACGGCTCACGACGGAATACGTGGCGGCGACGGTAAACAGAGGGAGTTATTTCTGGTCGTTGGGTTTGCGAGCGTTTTACTTCTCGTTCCCTCTGTTTTTATGGATCTTTGGACCGATTCCGATGTTTTCTTCATCGTTTTTGCTTGTGTTTATGCTGTATTTTCTTGATGCTACTTTTGAATTGTGCTGGACGGAGGGGAATTTGGATTATCATCCTCAAAGAGACGAAGAAGAGGAGATTGGGAAATAG
- the LOC103486781 gene encoding protein STRUBBELIG-RECEPTOR FAMILY 2-like isoform X2: MAQLLRPLQYFNVFVFLTILTSAVQCFTDPLDGWRKDGGDPCDGTWTGVFCVGSSVINLTLNRLNLSGNLGDQLYLLHNLKQLDVSSNTILGEIPCGLPPNIINMNLSHNALSGPIGNVFSGLQNLVEMDLSYNELTGDLSSSFASLTNLNRLFLQKNKFTGPVSYLSDLPLTDLNIQDNYFSGIIPEHFKTIPNLWIAGNRFDLSNSPPWDLSVETTPLTQNNSNPQLTEPIIIEKCPYKKKVGKGRERLGPGGIAMMAGGGGFAIIFAALFVAICKTQICAKQRSMKHIAMCLPVSKAEDGYSTAPDGSPHILSLSSPVVVGGPNRACPTCCARTERGYSRSFSERTSFPGKTKAYTVAELESATNMYSEENLLGEGSLGSVYKAEFPDGQILAVKRVDMVALSFTEEQYFLDVVCTVSRLRHPNIVSLLGYSVENGAHLLAYDYVRNLSLDDALHSVAHNPLSWSVRVQIAHGVAKALDYLHNAFFPPFAHCNLKAANILLDEELMPKICDCGLSVLKPLVSNRVKIKAAQITIADTAYFAPEYGQYGIDYTKSDVYAFGVLFLELITGKKPNDLRPGMEQSLSRWASFQLHDCGNLDEIIDPDIKETLSSKVLSRCADIITLCIQPVMERRPPMFAIVGYLASIQRKVEMEKCAAVESKVVDIFEKSFRTTNTGFISSPAYSCSSI; the protein is encoded by the exons ATGGCCCAGCTCCTCCGTCCCTTACAGTATTTCAATGTCTTTGTCTTCTTGACAATCCTGACTTCAGCCGTTCAGTGCTTTACAGACCCCCTAGATG GATGGAGAAAAGATGGTGGGGATCCTTGCGATGGAACGTGGACTGGGGTGTTTTGTGTTGGTTCATCTGTCATAAACCT TACACTTAATAGACTAAACCTTTCTGGAAATCTTGGAGATCAGCTTTATCTTCTTCATAATTTGAAGCAACT GGATGTCAGTTCCAATACAATTCTGGGTGAAATTCCTTGTGGCTTACCCCCGAATATCATTAATAT GAATCTAAGCCATAATGCCCTATCTGGCCCCATTGGGAATGTTTTTTCTGGCTTACAAAATCTTGTGGAgat GGATCTGTCATACAACGAGCTCACCGGAGATTTATCAAGTTCATTTGCTTCTCTGACTAATCTCAATAGGCT GTTCTTGCAAAAAAACAAATTCACAGGACCAGTTTCCTACTTATCTGACCTTCCATTAACTGATTT GAACATCCAAGACAATTACTTTAGTGGCATTATTCCAGAGCATTTTAAGACAATCCCAAATTTATG GATTGCGGGAAATAGGTTCGATTTAAGTAACTCTCCACCCTGGGATTTGTCTGTGGAAACAACACCTTTGACACAAAACAATAGTAACCCTCAATTAACAGAACCAATCATCATTGAGAAATGTCCCTACAAGAAAAAGGTTGGGAAAGGGAGGGAAAGATTGGGTCCCGGTGGAATAGCTATGATGGCTGGTGGAGGTGGTTTTGCAATAATCTTTGCAGCTCTCTTCGTTGCAATCTGCAAGACACAAATATGTGCAAAGCAAAGGAGCATGAAGCACATCGCCATGTGTCTTCCAGTCAGCAAAGCTGAAG ACGGTTATTCCACTGCACCGGATGGGAGCCCCCATATCTTGTCTCTCAGTTCTCCAGTCGTAGTTGGCGGTCCGAATCGTGCCTGTCCTACTTGTTGTGCTAGAACTGAGAGGGGATATAGCAGAAGTTTCTCTGAGAGAACCAGTTTCCCAGGAAAAACAAAAGCTTACACTGTGGCAGAGCTTGAATCCGCCACTAACATGTACAGCGAAGAAAACCTTCTTGGAGAGGGATCTCTTGGTTCTGTCTATAAAGCTGAATTTCCTGATGGCCAA ATTTTGGCTGTGAAAAGGGTTGATATGGTGGCACTCTCTTTCACAGAAGAACAATATTTTTTGGATGTGGTCTGCACTGTTTCCCGTTTGAGGCACCCCAACATTGTTAGTCTTTTGGGATACAGTGTAGAGAATGGGGCGCATTTACTAGCCTATGATTATGTCAGGAATCTGTCCCTTGACGATGCTCTACACAGTGTAGCACACAACCCTCTATCCTGGAGTGTCCGAGTCCAAATTGCTCATGGAGTTGCCAAGGCTTTGGA tTACTTGCATAATGCCTTTTTCCCACCATTTGCTCACTGCAATTTGAAGGCCGCCAACATCTTGCTTGATGAAGAATTGATGCCAAAGATTTGTGACTGTGGTTTGTCTGTTTTGAAGCCTCTTGTAAGCAATAGAGTTAAAATCAAG GCTGCTCAAATTACTATTGCTGACACTGCCTACTTTGCACCTGAATATGGCCAATATGGGATTGATTATACCAAAAGTGATGTGTATGCATTTGGAGTTTTGTTTTTGGAGCTTATAACCGGAAAGAAACCGAATGA TTTGAGACCAGGGATGGAGCAATCTCTATCGAGATGGGCGTCATTTCAGCTTCACGACTGTGGGAATCTAGATGAGATTATTGATCCTGACATTAAAGAAACATTATCTTCCAAGGTTCTCTCTCGCtgtgctgatattatcaccctTTGCATACAG CCCGTAATGGAACGTCGACCGCCTATGTTTGCCATTGTTGGATACCTGGCAAGTATTCAGAGGAAGGTCGAGATGGAAAAATGTGCAGCAGTGGAAAGTAAAGTAGTTGACATTTTCGAAAAATCATTCCGTACAACTAACACAGGGTTCATAAGCTCGCCAGCATATAGTTGCTCATCCATATGA
- the LOC103486781 gene encoding protein STRUBBELIG-RECEPTOR FAMILY 2-like isoform X3, whose amino-acid sequence MAQLLRPLQYFNVFVFLTILTSAVQCFTDPLDVIALLDLYSTLNYPPVLKGWRKDGGDPCDGTWTGVFCVGSSVINLTLNRLNLSGNLGDQLYLLHNLKQLDVSSNTILGEIPCGLPPNIINMNLSHNALSGPIGNVFSGLQNLVEMDLSYNELTGDLSSSFASLTNLNRLNIQDNYFSGIIPEHFKTIPNLWIAGNRFDLSNSPPWDLSVETTPLTQNNSNPQLTEPIIIEKCPYKKKVGKGRERLGPGGIAMMAGGGGFAIIFAALFVAICKTQICAKQRSMKHIAMCLPVSKAEDGYSTAPDGSPHILSLSSPVVVGGPNRACPTCCARTERGYSRSFSERTSFPGKTKAYTVAELESATNMYSEENLLGEGSLGSVYKAEFPDGQILAVKRVDMVALSFTEEQYFLDVVCTVSRLRHPNIVSLLGYSVENGAHLLAYDYVRNLSLDDALHSVAHNPLSWSVRVQIAHGVAKALDYLHNAFFPPFAHCNLKAANILLDEELMPKICDCGLSVLKPLVSNRVKIKAAQITIADTAYFAPEYGQYGIDYTKSDVYAFGVLFLELITGKKPNDLRPGMEQSLSRWASFQLHDCGNLDEIIDPDIKETLSSKVLSRCADIITLCIQPVMERRPPMFAIVGYLASIQRKVEMEKCAAVESKVVDIFEKSFRTTNTGFISSPAYSCSSI is encoded by the exons ATGGCCCAGCTCCTCCGTCCCTTACAGTATTTCAATGTCTTTGTCTTCTTGACAATCCTGACTTCAGCCGTTCAGTGCTTTACAGACCCCCTAGATG TTATAGCTCTTCTCGATCTGTATAGTACCCTAAACTACCCACCTGTGCTTAAAGGATGGAGAAAAGATGGTGGGGATCCTTGCGATGGAACGTGGACTGGGGTGTTTTGTGTTGGTTCATCTGTCATAAACCT TACACTTAATAGACTAAACCTTTCTGGAAATCTTGGAGATCAGCTTTATCTTCTTCATAATTTGAAGCAACT GGATGTCAGTTCCAATACAATTCTGGGTGAAATTCCTTGTGGCTTACCCCCGAATATCATTAATAT GAATCTAAGCCATAATGCCCTATCTGGCCCCATTGGGAATGTTTTTTCTGGCTTACAAAATCTTGTGGAgat GGATCTGTCATACAACGAGCTCACCGGAGATTTATCAAGTTCATTTGCTTCTCTGACTAATCTCAATAGGCT GAACATCCAAGACAATTACTTTAGTGGCATTATTCCAGAGCATTTTAAGACAATCCCAAATTTATG GATTGCGGGAAATAGGTTCGATTTAAGTAACTCTCCACCCTGGGATTTGTCTGTGGAAACAACACCTTTGACACAAAACAATAGTAACCCTCAATTAACAGAACCAATCATCATTGAGAAATGTCCCTACAAGAAAAAGGTTGGGAAAGGGAGGGAAAGATTGGGTCCCGGTGGAATAGCTATGATGGCTGGTGGAGGTGGTTTTGCAATAATCTTTGCAGCTCTCTTCGTTGCAATCTGCAAGACACAAATATGTGCAAAGCAAAGGAGCATGAAGCACATCGCCATGTGTCTTCCAGTCAGCAAAGCTGAAG ACGGTTATTCCACTGCACCGGATGGGAGCCCCCATATCTTGTCTCTCAGTTCTCCAGTCGTAGTTGGCGGTCCGAATCGTGCCTGTCCTACTTGTTGTGCTAGAACTGAGAGGGGATATAGCAGAAGTTTCTCTGAGAGAACCAGTTTCCCAGGAAAAACAAAAGCTTACACTGTGGCAGAGCTTGAATCCGCCACTAACATGTACAGCGAAGAAAACCTTCTTGGAGAGGGATCTCTTGGTTCTGTCTATAAAGCTGAATTTCCTGATGGCCAA ATTTTGGCTGTGAAAAGGGTTGATATGGTGGCACTCTCTTTCACAGAAGAACAATATTTTTTGGATGTGGTCTGCACTGTTTCCCGTTTGAGGCACCCCAACATTGTTAGTCTTTTGGGATACAGTGTAGAGAATGGGGCGCATTTACTAGCCTATGATTATGTCAGGAATCTGTCCCTTGACGATGCTCTACACAGTGTAGCACACAACCCTCTATCCTGGAGTGTCCGAGTCCAAATTGCTCATGGAGTTGCCAAGGCTTTGGA tTACTTGCATAATGCCTTTTTCCCACCATTTGCTCACTGCAATTTGAAGGCCGCCAACATCTTGCTTGATGAAGAATTGATGCCAAAGATTTGTGACTGTGGTTTGTCTGTTTTGAAGCCTCTTGTAAGCAATAGAGTTAAAATCAAG GCTGCTCAAATTACTATTGCTGACACTGCCTACTTTGCACCTGAATATGGCCAATATGGGATTGATTATACCAAAAGTGATGTGTATGCATTTGGAGTTTTGTTTTTGGAGCTTATAACCGGAAAGAAACCGAATGA TTTGAGACCAGGGATGGAGCAATCTCTATCGAGATGGGCGTCATTTCAGCTTCACGACTGTGGGAATCTAGATGAGATTATTGATCCTGACATTAAAGAAACATTATCTTCCAAGGTTCTCTCTCGCtgtgctgatattatcaccctTTGCATACAG CCCGTAATGGAACGTCGACCGCCTATGTTTGCCATTGTTGGATACCTGGCAAGTATTCAGAGGAAGGTCGAGATGGAAAAATGTGCAGCAGTGGAAAGTAAAGTAGTTGACATTTTCGAAAAATCATTCCGTACAACTAACACAGGGTTCATAAGCTCGCCAGCATATAGTTGCTCATCCATATGA
- the LOC103486781 gene encoding protein STRUBBELIG-RECEPTOR FAMILY 2-like isoform X1, whose protein sequence is MAQLLRPLQYFNVFVFLTILTSAVQCFTDPLDVIALLDLYSTLNYPPVLKGWRKDGGDPCDGTWTGVFCVGSSVINLTLNRLNLSGNLGDQLYLLHNLKQLDVSSNTILGEIPCGLPPNIINMNLSHNALSGPIGNVFSGLQNLVEMDLSYNELTGDLSSSFASLTNLNRLFLQKNKFTGPVSYLSDLPLTDLNIQDNYFSGIIPEHFKTIPNLWIAGNRFDLSNSPPWDLSVETTPLTQNNSNPQLTEPIIIEKCPYKKKVGKGRERLGPGGIAMMAGGGGFAIIFAALFVAICKTQICAKQRSMKHIAMCLPVSKAEDGYSTAPDGSPHILSLSSPVVVGGPNRACPTCCARTERGYSRSFSERTSFPGKTKAYTVAELESATNMYSEENLLGEGSLGSVYKAEFPDGQILAVKRVDMVALSFTEEQYFLDVVCTVSRLRHPNIVSLLGYSVENGAHLLAYDYVRNLSLDDALHSVAHNPLSWSVRVQIAHGVAKALDYLHNAFFPPFAHCNLKAANILLDEELMPKICDCGLSVLKPLVSNRVKIKAAQITIADTAYFAPEYGQYGIDYTKSDVYAFGVLFLELITGKKPNDLRPGMEQSLSRWASFQLHDCGNLDEIIDPDIKETLSSKVLSRCADIITLCIQPVMERRPPMFAIVGYLASIQRKVEMEKCAAVESKVVDIFEKSFRTTNTGFISSPAYSCSSI, encoded by the exons ATGGCCCAGCTCCTCCGTCCCTTACAGTATTTCAATGTCTTTGTCTTCTTGACAATCCTGACTTCAGCCGTTCAGTGCTTTACAGACCCCCTAGATG TTATAGCTCTTCTCGATCTGTATAGTACCCTAAACTACCCACCTGTGCTTAAAGGATGGAGAAAAGATGGTGGGGATCCTTGCGATGGAACGTGGACTGGGGTGTTTTGTGTTGGTTCATCTGTCATAAACCT TACACTTAATAGACTAAACCTTTCTGGAAATCTTGGAGATCAGCTTTATCTTCTTCATAATTTGAAGCAACT GGATGTCAGTTCCAATACAATTCTGGGTGAAATTCCTTGTGGCTTACCCCCGAATATCATTAATAT GAATCTAAGCCATAATGCCCTATCTGGCCCCATTGGGAATGTTTTTTCTGGCTTACAAAATCTTGTGGAgat GGATCTGTCATACAACGAGCTCACCGGAGATTTATCAAGTTCATTTGCTTCTCTGACTAATCTCAATAGGCT GTTCTTGCAAAAAAACAAATTCACAGGACCAGTTTCCTACTTATCTGACCTTCCATTAACTGATTT GAACATCCAAGACAATTACTTTAGTGGCATTATTCCAGAGCATTTTAAGACAATCCCAAATTTATG GATTGCGGGAAATAGGTTCGATTTAAGTAACTCTCCACCCTGGGATTTGTCTGTGGAAACAACACCTTTGACACAAAACAATAGTAACCCTCAATTAACAGAACCAATCATCATTGAGAAATGTCCCTACAAGAAAAAGGTTGGGAAAGGGAGGGAAAGATTGGGTCCCGGTGGAATAGCTATGATGGCTGGTGGAGGTGGTTTTGCAATAATCTTTGCAGCTCTCTTCGTTGCAATCTGCAAGACACAAATATGTGCAAAGCAAAGGAGCATGAAGCACATCGCCATGTGTCTTCCAGTCAGCAAAGCTGAAG ACGGTTATTCCACTGCACCGGATGGGAGCCCCCATATCTTGTCTCTCAGTTCTCCAGTCGTAGTTGGCGGTCCGAATCGTGCCTGTCCTACTTGTTGTGCTAGAACTGAGAGGGGATATAGCAGAAGTTTCTCTGAGAGAACCAGTTTCCCAGGAAAAACAAAAGCTTACACTGTGGCAGAGCTTGAATCCGCCACTAACATGTACAGCGAAGAAAACCTTCTTGGAGAGGGATCTCTTGGTTCTGTCTATAAAGCTGAATTTCCTGATGGCCAA ATTTTGGCTGTGAAAAGGGTTGATATGGTGGCACTCTCTTTCACAGAAGAACAATATTTTTTGGATGTGGTCTGCACTGTTTCCCGTTTGAGGCACCCCAACATTGTTAGTCTTTTGGGATACAGTGTAGAGAATGGGGCGCATTTACTAGCCTATGATTATGTCAGGAATCTGTCCCTTGACGATGCTCTACACAGTGTAGCACACAACCCTCTATCCTGGAGTGTCCGAGTCCAAATTGCTCATGGAGTTGCCAAGGCTTTGGA tTACTTGCATAATGCCTTTTTCCCACCATTTGCTCACTGCAATTTGAAGGCCGCCAACATCTTGCTTGATGAAGAATTGATGCCAAAGATTTGTGACTGTGGTTTGTCTGTTTTGAAGCCTCTTGTAAGCAATAGAGTTAAAATCAAG GCTGCTCAAATTACTATTGCTGACACTGCCTACTTTGCACCTGAATATGGCCAATATGGGATTGATTATACCAAAAGTGATGTGTATGCATTTGGAGTTTTGTTTTTGGAGCTTATAACCGGAAAGAAACCGAATGA TTTGAGACCAGGGATGGAGCAATCTCTATCGAGATGGGCGTCATTTCAGCTTCACGACTGTGGGAATCTAGATGAGATTATTGATCCTGACATTAAAGAAACATTATCTTCCAAGGTTCTCTCTCGCtgtgctgatattatcaccctTTGCATACAG CCCGTAATGGAACGTCGACCGCCTATGTTTGCCATTGTTGGATACCTGGCAAGTATTCAGAGGAAGGTCGAGATGGAAAAATGTGCAGCAGTGGAAAGTAAAGTAGTTGACATTTTCGAAAAATCATTCCGTACAACTAACACAGGGTTCATAAGCTCGCCAGCATATAGTTGCTCATCCATATGA